The following DNA comes from Phytohabitans rumicis.
GCGGTTGACGACCACGCAGGTCTTGCCGATCTCCTCCGCGAACGCCTTCGCGGTGGCCAGCGTTTGGTCCGACGTTTTGTAGCCGCGGACCAGTTCGCAGAGCTTCATCATCGGTACGGGCGAGAAGAAGTGCGTGCCCACCACCGACTCGGGGCGCTGGGTCGCCGTGGCGATCTGGGTGACCGGTATCGCACTGGTGTTCGTCGCCAGCACCGCGTCCGGCCGGCAGACCTTGTCGAGCTGCCGGAACACGTCCTGCTTCACGTCCAGGCGCTCGAAGACCGCCTCGACAACGATGTCCGCGTCCGCCGCCGCCTCCAGGTCGGTGGTGGTGGTGATCCGGGCCAGCGCCGCCTCGACGTCGTCGGCGCCGATCGCCCCCTTGCTGGCGAACTTCGACAGCGACGCGCGGATGCCGGCTACGCCGCGCCCCGTCGCCGCGTCGTCCAGGTCCCGCAGGGTCACCTGCCAGCCCGCCTGGGCGGCCACCTGGGCGATGCCCGATCCCATCAAGCCGGCTCCGATGACCGCCAGTCGACCCGCCATGTGCTCACTCCTCATCTGGTTGCCTGGTTGGATGCTAAACGACCATTCAGGGTGACCTTGAAGTGTCACACTGACGCCATGGGGCTCGGCGACGCCTGGTACCTGGCGGGGCCGCTGATCGCATTCGCGGTCGTGGGCGTGCTGGCCGCGGTGCTGCGCTGGGCGTTCGGGCGGGACGAGGTGGTGACCCCAGCCCCGGTGACCGACGACTTCGGCCTGCTCCGGGTGGCCGCGCTCGTCGACCGCCTGGACGTGGCCCTGCGGGTACGCCAGGCGTTGCGCCGGGCCGGCATCCGCTCCACGCTGTCCACCGGCCTGGACGGGCTCATCAAGATCCTCGTCTTCCCCGACGACGCGGCGCGCGCCCGCCGGGTCCTGGAGCGCGACGGGTCGCCCTAAAACGTGTACGTCGGCTCTTCGGGGGCCGCCGCGCGCTCGACCTTGACGCCCAGGCGGCGCAGATCCGGCACGAAGCCCGGGTAGCCGCGGTCGATGTGGTGCACGTGCGAGATCTCGGTAAGCCCGTCGGCGCACAGCGCGGCCATGACGAGCCCCGCGCCGGCCCGGATGTCCGTCGCCGCCACCGGCGCGCAGGACAGCCGCTCGCGGCCGTTGACCACCGCGTGGTGGCCGTCGGTCCGGATGTCGGCGCCGAGCCGGACCATCTCGTTCACGAACATGAACCGGCCGTCGAAGATGTTTTCCGTCACGAGCGAGACGCCCTCGCTCACCGAGGCGAGCCCGATCGCCATCGGCAGCAGGTCCGTCGGAAAGCCCGGGAACGGCAGGGTCACCACGTCCACCGCGCTCGGCCGGCGGTCCATCTGCACCCGGAAGCCGTCCGGCCGGGTCTCCACCAGGCCGCCCGCGGTCACCACCTTGTCCAGCGCGATCTCCAGGTGGGCCGGGTCGGCGCCGGTGACCGTCACGTCCCCCTGGGTCATCGCCGCGCCGAACGCCCACGTACCGGCCACGATGCGGTCGCCCACGGTGGCGTGGTGCACCGGATGCAGCTCGGTCACGCCCTCGACGCGCAGGGTCGACGTACCGGCACCCGCGATCCGGGCGCCCATCTGCGTCAGCATCGTGCAGATGTCGACGATCTCCGGCTCCCGGGCCGCGTTGTCGATCACGGTCTGCCCGCGCGCGAGCACGGCCGCCATCAGCAGGTTCTCCGTCGCGCCGACGCTGGGGAAGTCCAGCCAGATGGACGCGCCGCGCAGCCCGTACGGCGCCGAGGCGATCACGAACCCGTGCTCGCCGGAGACGTCCGCGCCCATCCGGGCCAGCCCGTCGACGTGCATGTCCAGCCCGCGGGACCCGATCGCGTCGCCGCCCGGGTGCGCCACCCGTGCCGACCCCCGCCGGGCCAGCAACGGGCCGAGCACGCAGATCGAGGCGCGCAGCCGCCGTACGAGGTCGTAGTCGGCCTCGGTGCCGGTGTGCTCGGGCACGTCGATGTGGACCTCGTCGCCGACGTACTCCACCGCGCAGCCGAGCCGCCGCAACACCTCACCCATGATCGCGATGTCCGTGATCCGGGGGATGTTGCTCACCACCGTACGACCGGGGGCCAGCAGGGCGGCCGCCATCAACTTGAGCGCCGAGTTCTTGGCGCCCACGACCTGGACCTCGCCCGCCAGCCGCGCCCCACCCACAACCTGGATCACGTCCACGTCGGCCATCGTAGAAGCCGGACGTACGCTAAGGCTCATGGCCGTCCACCTCACCCGCATCTACACGAAGGCCGGCGACACCGGCACCACCCGGCTCGTCAACAACGAACAGGTGGCGAAGTCCGACCCGCGGATCGCCGCGTACGCCGATGTGGACGAGTGCAACGCCGCCATCGGGGTGGCGCTCGCGCTCGGCCAGCTCACCGACGAGGTGCGCGAAGTACTGACGCTGGTGCAGAACGACCTCTTCGACGTGGGCGCGGATCTGGCGAACCCATCGTCGGACGCTCCGGCGCTACGGGTCACCGAGGCGTACGTCGCCCGCCTTGAGGGCTGGTGCGACGACTTCAATGCCCGCCTGTCCACACTCGACTCCTTCGTACTGCCGGGCGGCACGCCAGGCGCCGCACTGCTGCACGTCGCGCGTACCGTCGCCCGTCGCGCCGAGCGGACGGCAT
Coding sequences within:
- a CDS encoding 3-hydroxyacyl-CoA dehydrogenase family protein, producing MAGRLAVIGAGLMGSGIAQVAAQAGWQVTLRDLDDAATGRGVAGIRASLSKFASKGAIGADDVEAALARITTTTDLEAAADADIVVEAVFERLDVKQDVFRQLDKVCRPDAVLATNTSAIPVTQIATATQRPESVVGTHFFSPVPMMKLCELVRGYKTSDQTLATAKAFAEEIGKTCVVVNRDIAGFVTTRLIAALVVEAVKLVESGVVSPEDLDTACKLGFGHAMGPLATTDLTGVDVLLHATKNIYTDTADEKFFPPELLQRMVTAGDLGRKTGRGFYEY
- the murA gene encoding UDP-N-acetylglucosamine 1-carboxyvinyltransferase, yielding MADVDVIQVVGGARLAGEVQVVGAKNSALKLMAAALLAPGRTVVSNIPRITDIAIMGEVLRRLGCAVEYVGDEVHIDVPEHTGTEADYDLVRRLRASICVLGPLLARRGSARVAHPGGDAIGSRGLDMHVDGLARMGADVSGEHGFVIASAPYGLRGASIWLDFPSVGATENLLMAAVLARGQTVIDNAAREPEIVDICTMLTQMGARIAGAGTSTLRVEGVTELHPVHHATVGDRIVAGTWAFGAAMTQGDVTVTGADPAHLEIALDKVVTAGGLVETRPDGFRVQMDRRPSAVDVVTLPFPGFPTDLLPMAIGLASVSEGVSLVTENIFDGRFMFVNEMVRLGADIRTDGHHAVVNGRERLSCAPVAATDIRAGAGLVMAALCADGLTEISHVHHIDRGYPGFVPDLRRLGVKVERAAAPEEPTYTF
- a CDS encoding cob(I)yrinic acid a,c-diamide adenosyltransferase translates to MAVHLTRIYTKAGDTGTTRLVNNEQVAKSDPRIAAYADVDECNAAIGVALALGQLTDEVREVLTLVQNDLFDVGADLANPSSDAPALRVTEAYVARLEGWCDDFNARLSTLDSFVLPGGTPGAALLHVARTVARRAERTAWTLVDADPTRTGTLPAKYLNRLSDLLFILARTANPDGDVLWVPGANR